TCGTCGATTTGCCCGAGCGCCTCCGAGCATTTTCCGATCCAATACCAGCATGTAAATCGTCCCGAGTCCAGTTTCACAGCCTGGTTCAAGTGTTCGAGAGCCTGGTGGTAGCACTTGCGAATAATGTAAGCTCTTGCTATCCAAAAACGTATAGACCACTCACTCGAAGAAATCTCGATAGCTTTAGCAAAGCATGCTTTCGAGTTGACCTCGCTTGTCAACAAAAGCACTTCACCTCTTGCAATCCAGGAGTATGCTCCAACTCCTTGGCTGGAAAAAGCTGAGTCTGAGTATCCAATGGCAGCACCAAACCTACCGGACCTAGCCTCCGCAACCGCTCTTGCCGAAAGAATAGAAGCTGATTTCGGGAATTTTTCAAGCGCTCTGTTCGACCACGTCAGAGCTTCAGGAAGTTCTCCAAGCTCTATTAGGCAGCGAAGCTGTCCGAACCAGCCTTCCTCCATTGTTATGTCATACTGGAGTGTTCTGGAATAGAACGCTAGTGCCTTCTCATAGTCATCTTCAGCGAATGCTTCATCGGCCATTGACAGATAGTAGTGCTGATCGATGACGCCGGAATACTCCGGGCTAACCTTTGGCTTCTCAGGCTCCTGGTCGCCCATCTCAAGGTGTTCGAATCTCCCCAACTACGTTCCTTTCGGTCAAACATATTTTGTTACATGTATCCTTATCGCCTGGTCTGCTGTCATTTCCTCATCTGTTACAGTAAATCCCTGGTTCTTGAGTTCGGTGACCACTTTATTGTATGCGTACTGCTGGGTTACCTTGCCAACAAGTTCCTGCCCGATTGCCTGCAACTGCTCATCCGTCTTGTTTTGCCCTGAAACATGTACTGTGCATCGGCCATTAGCAGACCTGCTGAATGTGGCCGTTACATCGCCGTTTGCTATCGTGAACTGGCTTTCACGAGCCATAGACTCTGCGACTATTTGGCTGCTTTCTATCGGTATCTCTACACGGCAGTCAGATTCACTGTTAGTATCAACGACGCCTGCATGCTCGTGGGACAAGGCTTTATAGCCTAATGCACCTGCTGCTGCGGCGATTGCACCACACATAACTGGCCATCCAGCAACTACCATCGGAGCAACAACAAATACTACAGACAATGTCTGCACCTCCTCGCACTTTACATATAAACTTTCTTGGTAATATGGTGAAACAAAGAAAGCATTAAAGGTTCCATATAGCATGACGCTCTATGCCATATTTATTTTGTACTGCCAAAAAACTCCCTTATTGAGTAATGGTGCTGTAATACAAGAAGTTGGAACATCCACTAAGTAAGAGGTAGTCAGGTATTGGTTTTGTTTGATTGCACGATGATTATAGGAGCCCATGCGGCATGATTTGTGTGCTGAGAATTCTTTATGGCGTGTAAGTAAATGCTACTTTGGCTTAAGTAACTGCGTCTAGTGCAGGGGGTTATATGACTCTAGTTTGTTTATGCCTTGAATCTGATAAGGTAAAAAACCACAAGCTGCTTTCTGTTGCTACTGTTGGCACAACTATTTCTCTCTCCCAGAATAAAACAGTAGTGGCAGTAACACCCAAACGCTTAGCTGCTTGTTTGGCGTTTTGCCCCAAGCGTTTTCGGCACATTCGTAATTTCTCCCCATTGTTTATTGGGGTGAAATCTTCAAATGGATTGTAGCCCAAGACCTTAATGATTTTTGGCATCTGCCTGGCACTTGGCGTAAATCTGTCAGTCTCCCATACCTTAATCGAATATGCGGGTTAGTTATTTCAATCTTCGATAATCGCCAACAGCTCTTGCGGGGTATTGATAATATAATCCGTACCCAAACTCTGCAAGACTTCACGATCGCGGAATCCCCATGTCACACCCACGCAGGGCAGACCGGCATTTTTGGCTGTGGCTACATCCACTTCAGAATCACCGACGTAGATGGTATGCTCGGGAGTTGCACCTAGCTCAGCCATTGCCTTGATCACTGTATCCGGCGCAGGCTTCTTGGTCACACCCGCCGACTCGCCGATTGTAACCTGGATATAGCTGCCGAAATATTGCTCAGAGAGTTGTTTGACTGCAGCGTCGAACTTGTTGGATACGATAGCGGTGCGGTAGTTATGGCCGGCAAGGTATGCCAGCAGG
The DNA window shown above is from bacterium and carries:
- a CDS encoding DUF1257 domain-containing protein; translation: MSVVFVVAPMVVAGWPVMCGAIAAAAGALGYKALSHEHAGVVDTNSESDCRVEIPIESSQIVAESMARESQFTIANGDVTATFSRSANGRCTVHVSGQNKTDEQLQAIGQELVGKVTQQYAYNKVVTELKNQGFTVTDEEMTADQAIRIHVTKYV
- a CDS encoding helix-turn-helix domain-containing protein, encoding MPKIIKVLGYNPFEDFTPINNGEKLRMCRKRLGQNAKQAAKRLGVTATTVLFWEREIVVPTVATESSLWFFTLSDSRHKQTRVI
- a CDS encoding tetratricopeptide repeat protein encodes the protein MGRFEHLEMGDQEPEKPKVSPEYSGVIDQHYYLSMADEAFAEDDYEKALAFYSRTLQYDITMEEGWFGQLRCLIELGELPEALTWSNRALEKFPKSASILSARAVAEARSGRFGAAIGYSDSAFSSQGVGAYSWIARGEVLLLTSEVNSKACFAKAIEISSSEWSIRFWIARAYIIRKCYHQALEHLNQAVKLDSGRFTCWYWIGKCSEALGQIDEAKIAYRRALAAKPSYIKAQDALRSIEERGPMSKLMSAIRRLFGAR
- a CDS encoding HAD-IA family hydrolase; this encodes MSRYSAVIFDLDGTLLDTLADLTDAVNYALNLHGFPTRTLAEIRAFVGNGVANLISRAIPDGRSNPSFDQCLADFRKYYSAHMECKTAAYEGIIDLLAYLAGHNYRTAIVSNKFDAAVKQLSEQYFGSYIQVTIGESAGVTKKPAPDTVIKAMAELGATPEHTIYVGDSEVDVATAKNAGLPCVGVTWGFRDREVLQSLGTDYIINTPQELLAIIED